The following proteins come from a genomic window of bacterium HR17:
- the udh_4 gene encoding Uronate dehydrogenase produces MRVCFYGAGGPVAAAAIRALEKAGGFTMRLTDLNADSLAPYTDRHETMVVDVTDFEQVSAAAQGMDALVNCTVIRHDIAGAFRVNAVGAYNIMRAAVAHGVRRVVQTGPYLAQGGYMGDYAADFDIPDDAPPRPGVGDPHFGAYFLTKFLGQEICRVFAETYDITVVVLLFVAFYDPNDERLVAGKGVNAFCVSWDDAGEAFRCALTVPALPRPFEVFHILADLPHGKFTNHKAKTLLHWQPNENFARYWRRSVG; encoded by the coding sequence ATGCGTGTCTGCTTTTACGGTGCGGGTGGACCCGTCGCAGCGGCTGCCATCCGCGCGTTGGAAAAGGCAGGCGGGTTCACTATGCGCCTAACGGATCTCAACGCCGATTCGCTTGCCCCTTACACCGACCGCCACGAAACGATGGTCGTGGATGTGACAGACTTTGAGCAAGTCTCAGCGGCAGCACAAGGCATGGACGCGTTGGTGAACTGCACCGTTATCCGCCATGACATCGCCGGCGCGTTTCGCGTGAACGCGGTAGGGGCTTACAACATCATGCGGGCGGCAGTCGCTCACGGCGTTCGGCGCGTCGTGCAAACGGGTCCGTATTTGGCGCAAGGCGGTTACATGGGTGATTACGCAGCCGACTTTGACATCCCTGACGACGCGCCGCCACGCCCTGGCGTCGGCGATCCGCATTTCGGTGCCTACTTTTTGACCAAGTTTTTGGGGCAAGAGATTTGTCGTGTGTTCGCCGAGACCTACGACATCACGGTCGTCGTTTTGTTGTTCGTCGCGTTTTACGACCCCAACGACGAGCGGCTTGTGGCGGGCAAAGGCGTGAACGCGTTTTGCGTTTCGTGGGACGATGCGGGCGAGGCGTTTCGGTGCGCTTTGACGGTGCCGGCGCTACCGCGCCCGTTTGAGGTTTTCCATATCCTTGCCGATTTGCCGCACGGCAAGTTCACCAACCACAAAGCCAAGACGCTGCTGCACTGGCAACCCAACGAAAACTTTGCCCGCTATTGGCGCCGCTCTGTCGGCTAA
- the udh_3 gene encoding Uronate dehydrogenase: MRVLVTGAATSVGQVLAQGLQGEHELQLTDRQTVTTELPFTVGDLRDPAFAGRIVQGVDAIVHLPVLPHLADEAERLDEAMRGTYHLLHAAVAAGIARCVLVSSLAVMAGYPADFVVTEEWKPKPSLTDDGLAYYLSELVAREFARATPLEVICLRLGKLVREEAVRDKPFDPLWLDERDAVQAVRTALTASGERRRHRYRWRVFHIAPDHPQARFGNEAAKRSLLQFHPQHNFTATR; encoded by the coding sequence GTGCGGGTGCTGGTGACGGGGGCAGCCACATCTGTCGGGCAAGTGTTGGCGCAAGGGTTGCAAGGCGAGCACGAATTGCAGTTGACCGACCGTCAAACGGTGACGACAGAGTTACCTTTTACCGTCGGCGATTTACGCGACCCTGCGTTTGCAGGGCGTATCGTGCAAGGCGTTGATGCTATCGTCCATTTGCCCGTCTTGCCCCACCTGGCGGACGAGGCGGAACGGTTGGATGAAGCGATGCGGGGCACTTACCACCTGTTGCATGCAGCGGTGGCAGCGGGCATCGCCCGTTGCGTGCTGGTCAGCAGCCTCGCGGTCATGGCGGGCTACCCCGCCGATTTCGTCGTGACAGAGGAGTGGAAGCCTAAGCCATCGCTCACTGACGACGGGTTGGCTTACTACCTGAGCGAATTAGTCGCCCGCGAGTTTGCCCGCGCCACACCGTTGGAAGTCATTTGCTTGCGGTTGGGCAAACTGGTGCGCGAGGAAGCGGTGCGCGATAAGCCGTTTGACCCACTGTGGCTAGATGAACGGGATGCCGTGCAGGCTGTCCGCACCGCTTTGACCGCAAGCGGAGAAAGGCGACGGCACCGCTACCGCTGGCGGGTGTTCCATATCGCTCCAGACCACCCGCAGGCGCGTTTCGGGAACGAAGCGGCAAAGCGGTCGCTACTGCAGTTTCACCCTCAGCATAACTTCACCGCAACGAGGTGA
- the bshA_1 gene encoding N-acetyl-alpha-D-glucosaminyl L-malate synthase has product MRRIAVHLERLGATVKVLTTQPLPPDGWDQARAVRPDVVHAFHAVKAGVIARAIAQALSVPLVVTLTGTDIHGDWSDPQHRAAMEAVLGDAAAVVVFAPEVRGEVAALLPTVAPKVVVIPQGVWLPPQEPWEVRRHAGVPPEAPVLLLPANIRKVKRPSLAVNGVARLRQRGVDAHLLLAGAVLEADEWQRVHSCLQRCAWIHYLGAVPSERMAAVYRAADIVLNTSAHEGGMANALLEAMALGRPILAADVPGNRSLVQDGVTGLLFCDAEELAEKAWRLLTDEELRRRMTQAAHEWVRQHCDPMQEARRYWQVYTRVLTRCP; this is encoded by the coding sequence GTGCGGCGCATCGCGGTGCACTTGGAACGGCTGGGTGCGACGGTCAAGGTGCTGACGACGCAACCGCTGCCGCCGGATGGGTGGGACCAAGCGAGGGCTGTTCGCCCCGATGTGGTGCACGCCTTTCACGCCGTCAAAGCCGGCGTCATCGCTCGCGCTATCGCGCAGGCGTTGAGTGTGCCCCTTGTGGTCACCCTAACGGGCACGGACATTCACGGCGATTGGTCGGATCCACAGCACCGCGCCGCGATGGAAGCGGTGTTGGGCGACGCTGCCGCCGTCGTCGTTTTCGCGCCTGAAGTGAGAGGCGAAGTAGCAGCGTTGCTGCCGACCGTCGCCCCCAAAGTGGTGGTCATTCCACAAGGGGTTTGGTTACCGCCGCAGGAACCTTGGGAGGTGCGGCGCCACGCCGGCGTGCCGCCCGAAGCGCCTGTCCTGTTGCTGCCCGCCAACATCCGCAAGGTCAAACGCCCGTCGCTGGCGGTTAACGGTGTCGCCCGGCTGCGGCAACGCGGCGTAGATGCCCACTTGCTGCTGGCGGGTGCGGTGCTGGAAGCCGACGAGTGGCAACGGGTGCACAGTTGCCTGCAGCGCTGCGCATGGATACACTATCTCGGTGCCGTGCCATCAGAACGCATGGCAGCCGTTTACCGAGCGGCAGACATCGTGCTGAACACCAGCGCCCACGAGGGGGGTATGGCGAACGCCCTTTTGGAAGCGATGGCGCTGGGGCGCCCCATCTTGGCAGCCGATGTGCCCGGCAACCGGTCGCTAGTGCAGGACGGAGTGACAGGGTTGCTATTCTGCGACGCTGAAGAACTGGCTGAAAAGGCGTGGCGGCTTTTGACGGACGAGGAGTTGCGCCGCCGCATGACGCAAGCGGCGCACGAGTGGGTGCGGCAGCATTGTGACCCGATGCAGGAAGCCCGACGCTATTGGCAAGTTTACACCCGTGTCTTGACCCGTTGTCCGTGA
- the nucH gene encoding Thermonuclease has protein sequence MVPLNRHIVRLRRKSPVLLLALLAALLALWAQRRPASKLTHLRVVRVVDGDTIVLSDGRTVRYIGIDTPEQGQPYYDAARNFNRKLVAGKQVELEFDVERYDHYGRLLAYVFVRDSKGRRIFVNAEMVRNGFARTYTKPPNVRYAEMFVRLQEEARKNRRGLWSVYRPTRQPVVGNRNTRTFHRLTCPLAKRIRPHNRVRFRNAEAALQAGYHPCRECRP, from the coding sequence ATGGTGCCACTGAATCGTCACATCGTGAGGTTGCGGCGCAAGTCACCTGTTCTCCTTTTGGCGTTGCTGGCGGCATTGCTGGCGCTGTGGGCGCAACGGCGCCCCGCCTCCAAACTAACCCATCTGCGCGTCGTGCGGGTCGTGGACGGTGACACCATCGTTTTGTCCGATGGGCGCACCGTCCGCTACATCGGCATCGACACCCCTGAACAGGGTCAACCCTACTACGACGCCGCCCGCAACTTCAACCGCAAACTCGTGGCAGGTAAACAAGTGGAATTGGAGTTTGATGTGGAGCGCTACGACCACTACGGTCGGTTGCTGGCGTATGTATTCGTGCGGGACAGTAAGGGACGGCGCATCTTCGTCAACGCCGAGATGGTGCGCAACGGGTTCGCCCGCACCTACACCAAGCCGCCCAATGTCCGCTACGCAGAGATGTTCGTGCGGCTGCAGGAAGAAGCCCGCAAAAATCGGCGGGGGCTATGGTCGGTCTATCGCCCGACACGCCAGCCCGTCGTCGGTAACCGCAACACCCGCACCTTTCATCGCCTCACTTGCCCGTTGGCAAAACGCATCCGCCCGCACAACCGTGTCCGTTTCCGCAACGCTGAAGCGGCATTGCAGGCGGGCTACCATCCCTGCCGCGAATGCCGACCTTAG